ATTGCcaatttatttctttatctcTCTTGCTGCACGGGAATGGGATGGATAACATGTCCTCGATGGTATATCTATGCAAGAATGATAGCTAATTTCAACAAACTAATCAAATAACTATGCTCATGTTTCTGCAGAACAAAGAATCCTTGCCATTAATCAAGATATGTAACTACCTGAAGCTCATCAGAAAGCACTTTGTTTTGATGATAGAAGGAAAACAGAGacggagaagaagagaaaatgaACTACTGTGCTTAGCTAAGGTAACCATGTTATCTGAAAAAAAtgaattttcttttttcctcaaGCAGTAACTTTTTCAAGCAAAAATACCATGCATTTGATACTTAATGAATTATATCTGTCGACTCTTAATTTTGAGGTATAATAGATAATTTGTAGGGCACAAACTCAGTGCTACACGCAGTTGTGCTCAATAACTGTGTTTTGCATGTCACAGAAGCATAAAAGATTGATATATCAAAGAAACAGTGTAAAAAAAACTGAGATGACCAGTGGATCAATTTCACGTGTCCTCTTGCATCTTCTTTTTTTCTACTATTAACGTTAACCTATGCTTTGTTTAGGTGGTTATATATATGGACAGAGCTCACAGCTTCAGCTTACCTAAGTAGATTGACCGTGACCACAAATCCTAACTTTAATCCTAAGAGCTACACAATCTAAAAAACGAGGTATAGTTTTCTGGACTATCTTTTGTTACATACATATACACAGCCTGCGCTTTGCCTTTGTGTATTTGATCAGGTTTACTCAATCAATGTTCCTACCACGCATCGCCTCTACTATTATTGTCTCGACCTTGGTTCTATCACAATGGACAAAATAAAATTGGTGTTAATCAAATACATGCTATATCAACCACTGCTACACTAGATACATAATGCAAGCATAATGGATGTATTTGAAAATTTGTAGCTAAGCTGATCAACATTTCTCAAGAGTTGAAAAGCTTCAGTTGCATGATCAACATTTCCCAGGTTGACAGTGCTCCCTCGATGAAGGGCGTGTGGTTTTCTATGTGCTTTTGCAGGATTACATCCCCACTGTCTTCAGTGCCAATGTCTCGGTGGATGGGAGCACTGTCAACTCGGGCCTCTGGGACACAGCAGGTGAGCGTGATCAGGTTACAGCAGATTGAGGCAGTTCAGTGATGCTGATAACAACccaagtatttttttttctctttcttctgcGAATCATTGATTCAGCTTGACCTTGTATGCATGTCAGGAGGATCACAGCAGATTGAGGCCTCTTTGCTACAGGGGTGtggattttatttatatttaattgCACATTTTTATTACTTCAATTTACTGATATTTGATTATTTAAATGGTAGGGCGTGCATCGCGCGCCTAATGTTCTAGTGCATCTTAGTGTTCACCTTCATCCTCTGGGCCAACAATCATGACTCAAATCACATCACGACggacaaaaggaaaagaaacacaAAATGGAGTATAAGATCGAATATTGATTGCTTTTAACCTTCGGCTAGAGCCTTTTTTTCATTATTGGAGGAGCGGTGGTAAAGCAAAAGATTCAAAGAGATATTCATGATTTGAGATGAGATTTTGTTGATTtcacttttcctttttttgtccCTTTTTTCTTGATAAAGATGTATGCTTTTACACTCAATATATCCTCCATAAAAAGAGAGAGCCATAGCAATCGGCGTACAAATGCAAAACAGATCAGATATTTTGGTCACTAATTTTATCTTGGTGGTAGAAAAACACCATCCACAGgagcttctctctctctctctctctaccgtTACTggatttctctctttttttatcaATTATCCTTTTCTCCAAAGTATCCTTTTTCTCCTAACTATCTCGATTAGGGGACCTGCACACAAATCAGATGACATATTTTGATTACTGAATTTCACTCAACAACAGGGGTCATATTTCACTTCAACCTCGCTCGTGATTTAGTGTTCACATTCATCCTCAACACCCTGTTTTAATTTGCAATAATCATGACTCAAATCAACATCACGACGGACATACACAAGTTGTGCATGCGCGCTAAGATCGTGTGCATTATATTTGCCGGGACTCAACACCCTGTTTTAATTTGCAATAAGATATAGGCACAAAAGAAACACAATAATGGAGTTATATATAGGATCGAATATTGCTTGCTTTAACCTTGGGCTAGAGCTTTCTTTTTTCATTATTGGAGGAGCGGTGGTAATAAAGTAAAAGATTCGAAGAGATATTCATGACTTGAGATGGGGTTTGTTGAgttcccttttccttttttttgtccCTTTTTTCTCGATAAAAAGATATCCTGTAGAGAGAGAGCCGCGTGCTTgggccttttttttcttattattaGCAAGCaaacgcatgcatgcatgcatttgaCCCGGCCCGGTCATAGACCATCGAGCTGACCCTGCGCTCCCTACCTAACAAATGGGCACAGCCATGGCGTCGCCTCTGCAACTCCCATCTCTTTCTGCATGCGTTcctcctcgcctcgccgcctctGTTCGAGCCGACCTGGAGGCGAGGCAGATGAAGGGCCAGCGCGCCGTCGGCATGTCCCGTCGCCGCGTGCGCGACCGATGCTTGGAACTGGAGCGTGTCATCACCGGCCGCTTCCACTCAGGAAGCCTCGGCCTCGATGACGCCGTCAAGCTGTTCCACAAATTGCTCCAGGTCGCCAGGCCTGCCTCGATTAGCGCCTTGAATCATATCCTCACGGTCGTCTCTCGCGCTCAGGGAAGGGGCTCTGCGCTCCTCGTCTCCCTCTTCAACCAGATCCGGATGGTCCGTGCCTCCCCAAACAAGGTAGCTGTAGCTCCCGACCTGCACACCTACAGCATCATCATCTACACCTTCTCTACCATGGGCTGCCTTCATCTCAGCTTCGCCGCCTTTGGTCTCGTCATTAAGACGGGTTTTAGGGTGGATGACATAGTCATCAGTCAGCTTATCAAAGGTCTCTGTGACAGCAAGAGGGTGAGTGAGGCAATGGATGTATTGCTCCGACGAATGCCTGAGTTTGGTTGCACGCCTGATGTATTTTCATACACCCAAGTTCTAAAGGCTTTATGAGACGAAAAGAGAGTTGAGGAGGCACTTGACCTGCTCCACATGATGGAAGATGATGGACGTGGTAGCTGCCCACCAAATTAATGTTGTGTCATACACCACCGTCATCAATGGCTTCTTTAGAGGCGGCCAAGTGGACAGAGCTTACAACCTATTTTGTGAAATGGATGATCGCGGGATTTTGCCGACAGTTGTGACCTACAACACGGTCATTGATGGCCTGTGCAAAGCACAGGCAGTTGATAAGGCTGAGGGTGTCCTTCAACAGATGATTCATAAAGGTGCCAAGCCAGATATTCAAACATATAATTGTCTGATCCATGGATATTGCTCTTCAGGACAAGAGAAAGAGGTGGTTCGGGTGCTCAAAGAAATGTCCGCACATGGTCATCAGTCAGATGTTGTCACTTGTAATTTGTTGCTTGACTATCTTTGCAAGAGTGGAAGATGCATAGAGGCTAGAAAGTTTTTTGATTCTAtgattgacaaggaaacaaaaCCTAATGTAAGTACATATAATACTCTGCTCAATGGGTATGCTACCAAAGGATCTCTTTCTGATATGCATGGTCTCTTGGATTTGATAGCAGCAAATGATATTTCACCTAACCATTGTACCTTCAACATAGTTTTCTGGGCATATGCCAATGGTGGTATGATAGATGAGGCAATGCATATATTTGTCCAAATGAGGCAACGAGGGTCGAGTCCTGATGCAGTCAGCTATGGAACATTAATAGATGCACTTTGCAAGTTGGGAAGAGTGGATGAGGCGATGCTTAAATTCAATCAGATGATCTATGAAGGGGTGACTCCTGGTATTGTTGTTTTTACCTCACTAGTTTATGGGTTGTGCACTGTTGATAAATGGGAGAAGGCCGAGGAATTATTTTCTGAACTGTTGaatcaagggatccatcccaACGCCACATTTTTCACCACATTAATGCGTAACCTTTGCAACGGAGGACATGTCACAGAAGCTCAGAGTCTCTTTGACTTGATGGTACATGTAGGTGTGAGGCCTAACGTTATCTCATATACTACGTTACTAGATGGCTATTGCTTAGCTGGTAGGATGAAGGAAGCAATGAAGTTACTTGATGATATGGTCCGAGTTGGCTTGAAACCAAATGCCTTTTTTTTATAATACTTTGCTTCATGGCTATTGTAGAGCTGGCAGGATAGATGATGCAGTTAGACTATTCAGAGAAATGTTAAGCAGTGAAGTTAGGCCTGGAATTGTCACTTATAACATGGTACTTCACGGTTTATTTCAGTCTGGAATGTTTTCTGAAGCAAAAGAATTCTATCTCAATATGGTCAAAAGTGGAATGCAACTCAACCTTCGCACGTACAACATAATTCTGAATGGTCTTGGCAAAAATAGATGTGTTGATGAGGCACTTAAAATATTTCAGAGTCTATGTTCTAAGGGTTTTCAACTTCACGTTATTACCTTCAACATTATGATTGATGCTTTGCTCAAAAGTGGCAGAAAGGAAGATGCTATGGATATGTTCACTGCTGTCTCTGCCCATGGTTTAGTCCCAGATGTTGTGACCTATGACTTAATGATACAAAATCTCATTAAAGAAGGGTCGCTCCAAGAGTCTGACAATCTGTTTCTAGCAATGGAAAAGAGTGGATGCACTCTAGACTCATGTATGCTCAATGCTCTAGTTAGGAGGCTGTTGCACAGAGGTGAGATAATCAGGGTTGGTGCTTACCTCTCCAAAATTGATGAGATGAACTTCTCGCTTGAGGCATCCACTACTTCCTTGCTAATATCAGTTTTCTCGAGTGAGGAATATCATCACCAAATGATGTCCCTGCCTAAAAAGTATCATTTTGTTATGGGTGTCAATAAATGAGTGTTGTGTTCAATGAATCAAATTCCCAACAATGCTGATACATCATAATGGGATATGTTAATTGGTTGAAGTAATTATTCATGTCTCATGCTCTAATTTGCTTATAATGTTCTGTTGTCCCATTTGTTTTTCTCTAGAGAAATGCTGTTGTGTTGGTGCAGTTAAGTGTTTATCTCCAGGTAAAATTATCTTTAAGCTTTACAGCAGaatcagtttacaaaattaactGACAGCACTTAAGTCAATGCATTTTGCTGCTTGTTTGTGAAGATACCATACGGTCTGGACCTCTTGATCCTTGAGGTGATTCCAATAATTTAAGCTGCGAACTGATCTATTTCCTTGTGGTTACAATGTGAGGGGAAGCACGTTGGTGGTGAGCTGAGTACAATTGAGCAGAAATGTTTTATAGCTCTCTAATGCAAGTAATTTATGAATTGAATGAAAAAACGTTTCCACATCTGATTGGCCGAGGAATGTTCATGGAAAGGATGAGCACCGATCAGATATTTTGGTCACTAATAGTAATAGTTCTATCTTGTTGGTAGAAAACAGACCGTTACTGAATTTCACTCTAACCCTCACAACACCTGCCTTTTATGGTTCTCCTGGATTTCACTTCACTCAAGTCTCTAACCACTCTCGTCCTCTGGTGCCATCATTGTTACCATGAGACGTGTCTTAGTTCTCGCTTTCGTCGCCGTGAGCCCTTATTTAAAGCAAATCCATTCCCTGAGTGCCGAGCAAAACTGAAAAATGAGAGGCAAAGTTTGCAATCCTGCATTCGGGCAAAGGGAGCCTCACCAAGAATAAGCATACTCTCATATACTAGACTACTAGTAGTATTACGTACAGTCAGGTATGAAGATGCGTACAGGTACAGTTGTTGGTGTCTACATATTCATGATCCTGCATTCCCGCTAAAATCTCGCTCACAAGCAATTAAGCAAAGCTTGTGGCAAGCACAGCTATCTTCATCTGCTCCTCCATCCTATCCTATGAGTGATGAACTGAAAGCGCAGGCATGCATCTTCCCCAGCCTCCACTGTTATCCGGAGTATCAGTGTTGATTCCAATAAGCTTCAGACGCCTTGTGCCGCCTCCGGTTCTTCCCCTCCGACCCCTGCgagctcttcttcctcctcttctccggCCCGCCAAACATGCTTATCCGCCCGAACCCCCTCGACAGAGACGCCAGGAACGCCCGCCCGTGCTCCCCGGcccgcccctccccgccgcgcATCCCCTGCTGCTTCATGAGCCCCTGCTCCCGCTCCAGCTCCGTCAGCCGCACCCGCATCCGCGAGATCTCCAGCTTCAGCTCCCGGTTCTCCCGCCGCAGCGACGCGTAGTTGTCGCGCTGCGGGGACACGCACGAGCTCGGCACGCCGCTGCTGCACATGAACCGCTGTGACAgcccgccggagccgccgcccgAGAAGGAGGACTTCAGCCGCAGCTGCTCGAAGTAGAGCACGCGCACCACCATCTGGATCGGGAGGCGGTCGTTCTGCGCCGCGTGGCTCGACGCGTCCGGCGACAGCTTCTGGCAGTCGATCAGCTTGCACAGCTTCTTGCATTCTGATTCTGTCAGGGATGGGTGTGCCTGATCATGAATAATAAACACAGGATACATCTGGTCAGACATAAAGAATTAAAGATTGGCCGGccacattttttttttaaaatcagGCACAGAGAGAGCAATGCCCAGTGATGATCAGCTAAATATATTCACTTTGGTCATATAAAAatcacatttttctttttcatctaTGATACTAGCTTTTTTTCTAATGCAGTTTATCTTCAGACTTCAAGATTGATTCAGGCATTCAGCAAGTTTTAATCAGCTAGAGTTTATTCTATTTGATTGCACACATACATTTTCATCAAGAGTGAATAATTTTGTCTATACGAACATGGTAGTATTGGAGTACTTAGATGGGAAACCTGTCTACTAACAATATGGAATTCGTTGCCACTGAATCAAATATATGTATATTGAACCTCTGCATTTTCTGAAACAGCCAAATCTAGTGCACATTACCTTCAAGTATATGTCAATGGCACGGTAGAGTCCGTCGTCAACAATGCGTGCATAATCTGGCAATAGTTCAATAAGCGCCATGAACTTCTGCAGTTTCAGATATGGATCTGGTGCTATCTCTGCTAGATAACCATCCATCAGCCTTCCAACCTTCAGGACCGAACTGTGGCTTGGAGATTTTAGTCCTTCAGAATCATATCCACAAGGTGACAACTCTCCTGAATCATCTTCATCAATCCTTTGCAAGAAGTTTACCAATATGCGATGGACAGTGTCAACGTCAAACATTGAGTCACTTGTTTGAGTGGAGGGGATCAGAAGATCATCTAGTGATGCCATCTCAAGCTGTAGACCAATCCTTTTCTCGACTTCGATTCTACAATCTAGATTTGCATCAACTTCAATTGCCATCCTTAGCATGCCAAACAAGAAGGACAAAGTAACCGTCGTAATATTTTCAGTCGCCAACAGATCGATGAGTGTTTCAACAACCATTCTCTGATCGTCTCCCACAAAGGGACCTGAGTCCCATACATGGCGTCTTTCAACACCTTTTAGAGATGTTTGGGCATAGTGCGTAATAGAAGTGCCAATACTCTCTGGCCTCACCCCAGTTCTCCTCATTGCAGAAATCACACGCCGATAGTGGTCGATTCTCAGTGCAGAAAGGTCTTCAACCCACCAATCCTGGGAGTGCATATGCAACTTTCCAGATCCCACATGACATTCCAAGTGCGCCAAGCCCGAAACTAGCTGTTCCTTGCTTGCATTCATCGCAATTGCATCAACACACCTGTCTACAAGACCGACTTCCTCCACTGATGGGTCCAATCCATCACATTTACAAAGAATTTCCAGGGATTTATCAAGGTTCTTGAGCACAATCTCGTTTAAGTATGTCTCTGTCCTAAAAATGAGGTTCTCCTCTTGATAGTCCTCTGTCATTTCCAAGTACTCTGCAACGCATCGGAGATGGGCCACATTTGCCGTGGTTATCTCAAAATTGCTACCATAACAAAACTTAGCAGCAAGTTCGAATGCAAAAGCTCCCCCTGGTACATTTACAAGCTCCAGCTTTAAGAGATCTGGATCCTTTGAGTCCACTACCATTTTTCGTACTCGACCACACCGAGATACTAAAGGAAACTGCAAAACAAGTGCAGGGGCAGATAAGTATGATGAAATTTATTCCAGGAAGCATAAAACTTTGCTTCAGTTTATGTAGTCTGCATGGAATATGTAGAGAGATGAATCAACAAAATTTTCATAGTTTTCTAGTAGCTCAATAAGCATCTGCATCATAACTGAAAAGAAATATAGATAAGGGTCAATCCCCTGATGTATtcgttgattgtttacttttcaGCTATTCGAGAAAAGCTGATACTTCAACCACTAACGGCACTACAAAAGAACTCTGTCCATGTCACTAACAAAATTGCAAGAAAAAATCCCATTTGATGTCTCATTGATAACCAACGTTCATTTCAAACTGCacatttttttcaatttattg
This genomic interval from Panicum virgatum strain AP13 chromosome 8K, P.virgatum_v5, whole genome shotgun sequence contains the following:
- the LOC120643438 gene encoding BTB/POZ domain-containing protein At3g08570-like produces the protein MGMGSDSAAFPFSTTTTSPRFCNPISHRRIFSDVAEDLTVSVDGQSFLLHKFPLVSRCGRVRKMVVDSKDPDLLKLELVNVPGGAFAFELAAKFCYGSNFEITTANVAHLRCVAEYLEMTEDYQEENLIFRTETYLNEIVLKNLDKSLEILCKCDGLDPSVEEVGLVDRCVDAIAMNASKEQLVSGLAHLECHVGSGKLHMHSQDWWVEDLSALRIDHYRRVISAMRRTGVRPESIGTSITHYAQTSLKGVERRHVWDSGPFVGDDQRMVVETLIDLLATENITTVTLSFLFGMLRMAIEVDANLDCRIEVEKRIGLQLEMASLDDLLIPSTQTSDSMFDVDTVHRILVNFLQRIDEDDSGELSPCGYDSEGLKSPSHSSVLKVGRLMDGYLAEIAPDPYLKLQKFMALIELLPDYARIVDDGLYRAIDIYLKAHPSLTESECKKLCKLIDCQKLSPDASSHAAQNDRLPIQMVVRVLYFEQLRLKSSFSGGGSGGLSQRFMCSSGVPSSCVSPQRDNYASLRRENRELKLEISRMRVRLTELEREQGLMKQQGMRGGEGRAGEHGRAFLASLSRGFGRISMFGGPEKRRKKSSQGSEGKNRRRHKASEAYWNQH
- the LOC120643444 gene encoding protein Rf1, mitochondrial-like: MGTAMASPLQLPSLSACVPPRLAASVRADLEARQMKGQRAVGMSRRRVRDRCLELERVITGRFHSGSLGLDDAVKLFHKLLQVARPASISALNHILTVVSRAQGRGSALLVSLFNQIRMVRASPNKVAVAPDLHTYSIIIYTFSTMGCLHLSFAAFGLVIKTGFRVDDIVISQLIKGLCDSKRVSEAMDVLLRRMPEFGCTPDVFSYTQVLKAL
- the LOC120643441 gene encoding protein Rf1, mitochondrial-like, with the translated sequence MMDVVAAHQINVVSYTTVINGFFRGGQVDRAYNLFCEMDDRGILPTVVTYNTVIDGLCKAQAVDKAEGVLQQMIHKGAKPDIQTYNCLIHGYCSSGQEKEVVRVLKEMSAHGHQSDVVTCNLLLDYLCKSGRCIEARKFFDSMIDKETKPNVSTYNTLLNGYATKGSLSDMHGLLDLIAANDISPNHCTFNIVFWAYANGGMIDEAMHIFVQMRQRGSSPDAVSYGTLIDALCKLGRVDEAMLKFNQMIYEGVTPGIVVFTSLVYGLCTVDKWEKAEELFSELLNQGIHPNATFFTTLMRNLCNGGHVTEAQSLFDLMVHVGVRPNVISYTTLLDGYCLAGRMKEAMKLLDDMVRVGLKPNAFFL